One window of Watersipora subatra chromosome 3, tzWatSuba1.1, whole genome shotgun sequence genomic DNA carries:
- the LOC137390359 gene encoding uncharacterized protein has translation MTPTLSFNILLLTGAVLLLFPPALARGNKQYNRVLQSSFARHRQVEGNYEYIRGDQGVVTLLRVVNDTKHSLSLLEMTNGSTIIQLVLTQESHLSDCDISTSRQQIHRLLKRVTSRYYQVSFVSVSDMESDFKQEHRSIINKNFTNWIHECNQLDTKEIGLTVNNTAVIESAPDAAVIRNMPAKQLENQKTRSKRGFNDITYPGTNWCGLGNSFQGIDDLGEYEYTDSCCRTHDHCPYVIPALSTEYYYFNHRFVTVSHCDCDTQFKSCLSEASTDYGEGLANFIGSIYFNVMGIDCFTFKEEQLCTEESFWGRCLKKETVTKAVFEESLSY, from the exons ATGACACCTACTCTGAGTTTCAACATTCTACTGCTGACAGGAGCTGTGCTGCTTTTATTTCCACCTGCCCTCGCAAGAGGTAACAAGCAGTACAACAGAGTTTTACAGAGCTCATTCGCTCGACATCGACAAGTGGAAGGAAACTATGAATATATTCGAGGAGATCAGGGAGTTGTGACACTCTTACGAGTTGTCAATGATACGAAACACTCTCTCAGTCTACTTGAGATGACCAATGGCTCAACCATCATTCAACTAGTACTAACTCAGGAAAGTCACCTCAGTGACTGTGACATTTCTACCTCAAGACAACAGATTCATAGACTTCTCAAACGTGTGACCTCTAGATACTATCAAGTATCATTTGTGTCTGTGAGTGATATGGAAAGTGACTTTAAACAAGAACATCGCTCAatcataaataaaaactttacaaattGGATACATGAGTGTAATCAACTAGATACCAAGGAGATCGGACTCACCGTGAACAACACAGCAGTGATTGAGTCGGCACCAGACGCTGCCGTGATACGCAACATGCCAGCCAAGCAGCTTGAAAATCAGAAGACAAGATCTAAAAGGGGATTCAATGATATTACATATCCAG GTACTAATTGGTGTGGGTTAGGCAACTCCTTTCAGGGCATCGATGACCTTGGTGAATACGAGTATACAGATAGTTGCTGTAGAACCCACGATCATTGTCCTTATGTAATACCAGCTCTATCAACAGAATATTACTACTTCAATCACAGATTCGTGACAGTCAGCCACTGTGACTGTGACACCCa ATTCAAGTCTTGTCTAAGTGAAGCATCTACGGATTATGGAGAAGGTCTAGCAAACTTTATTGGCAGCATCTACTTCAATGTCATGGGTATCGACTGCTTTACGTTTAAAGAGGAGCAACTTTGTACTGAAGAATCATTTTGGGGTCGCTGCCTAAAAAAGGAGACAGTCACAAAGGCGGTATTTGAAGAATCTCTCAGCTATTAA
- the LOC137391490 gene encoding uncharacterized protein, translated as MTPAPSFNILLLTGAVLLLFPPALARGNKQYNRVLQSSFARHQQVEGNYEYIRGDQGVVTLLRVVNDTKHSLSLLEMTNGSTIIQLVLTQESHLSDCDISTSRQQINRLLKRVTSRYYQVSFVSVRDMESDLKQEHLLIINKNFTNWINECDQLNTREIGLTVNNTAMIESAPDAAVRHNMSAKQLENQKTRSKRGFNDITYPGTNWCGLGNSSQDIDDLGEYEYTDSCCRTHDHCPYVIPALSTEYYYFNHRFVTVSHCDCDTQFKSCLSEASTDYGEGLANFIGSIYFNVMGIDCFTFKEEQVCTEESFWGRCLKKKTFTKAVIEESLSY; from the exons ATGACACCTGCTCCGAGTTTCAACATTCTGCTGCTGACAGGAGCTGTGCTGCTTTTATTTCCACCTGCCCTCGCAAGAGGTAACAAGCAGTACAACAGAGTTTTACAGAGCTCATTCGCTCGACATCAACAAGTGGAAGGAAACTATGAATATATTCGAGGAGATCAGGGAGTTGTGACACTCTTACGAGTTGTCAATGACACGAAACACTCTCTCAGTCTACTTGAGATGACCAATGGCTCAACCATCATTCAACTAGTACTAACTCAGGAAAGTCACCTCAGTGACTGTGACATTTCTACCTCAAGACAACAGATTAATAGACTTCTCAAACGTGTGACCTCTAGATACTATCAAGTATCATTTGTGTCTGTGAGAGATATGGAAAGTGACTTGAAACAAGAACatctattaataataaataaaaactttacaaattGGATAAATGAGTGTGATCAACTGAATACCAGAGAGATCGGACTCACAGTGAACAACACAGCAATGATTGAGTCAGCACCAGACGCTGCCGTGAGACACAACATGTCTGCCAAGCAGCTTGAGAATCAGAAGACAAGATCTAAAAGGGGATTTAATGATATTACATATCCAG GTACTAACTGGTGCGGGTTAGGCAACTCCTCTCAGGACATCGATGACCTTGGTGAATACGAGTATACAGATAGTTGCTGTAGAACCCATGATCATTGTCCTTATGTAATACCAGCTCTATCAACAGAGTATTACTACTTCAATCACAGATTCGTGACAGTCAGCCACTGTGACTGTGACACCCa ATTCAAGTCTTGTCTAAGTGAAGCATCTACGGATTATGGAGAAGGTCTAGCAAACTTTATTGGCAGCATCTACTTCAATGTCATGGGTATCGACTGCTTTACGTTTAAAGAGGAGCAAGTTTGTACCGAAGAATCATTTTGGGGTCGCTGCCTAAAAAAGAAGACATTCACAAAGGCAGTAATTGAAGAATCTCTCAGCTATTAA